In Humulus lupulus chromosome 7, drHumLupu1.1, whole genome shotgun sequence, the following are encoded in one genomic region:
- the LOC133790852 gene encoding probable LRR receptor-like serine/threonine-protein kinase RKF3, which yields MPFLFFFLLLGLTFNTNLSFTIATTTADHEYQNDSFKAFCPLNMEAIHKIIVQSSQRLMFIDISSECSFMLQGLRLLRAVYLRATGNFFPPPNAAEACWDAYNSLVDEFIPGFKIQSTCRFGTSLMSQQCLNITTRSHFETLVSKSELKQIWDSCHQSLHDSSICGSCVEILSKVLVTYFNGSGHGNATDCIGYPFIYSAAFVNRYGPTNLDTVKCLFSLDFGPEMGKSNRKSKKRVFRTVFGGCLTGFFGAIVVFWILWRRHRKRKRNTNMAKAEMGFAPNTEPSSRNTTIIKLSFEEVKRTTKNFSRENIIGRGSYGNVFKGILEDGSEVALKRFKNCSAAEDETFLHEVEVIGSIRHVNLVALRGYCTETMPLEGHQRIIVCELVKNGSLYDHLFDTKMTKLRWPTRRKIALGVARGIGYLHNGVKPSIIHRDIKASNIVIDENFEAKLTDFGLAKFTPEGFSHLSTKVAGTFGYVAPEYALYGQLSERSDVYSFGVVLLQLLSGKRAVIEEAEDNNGALLLTEWAWSLVKQGRALDVVEDGMTELGPVDEMEKYVLVAVISCHPLSQARPPMDRVVKMLEEDFPAEASHDQPLLAELACGFADTMQLMSYGGWSPDDDIPSSFVSKSDHPMLELDQGRRSMHL from the coding sequence ATGCCCTTCCTTTTCTTCTTTCTCCTCTTAGGCTTAACTTTCAACACCAACCTTAGTTTCACCATTGCCACCACCACCGCAGACCATGAATACCAAAACGACTCCTTCAAAGCTTTTTGTCCCTTAAACATGGAGGCTATACATAAAATAATTGTCCAAAGCTCTCAACGGTTAATGTTCATAGACATCTCTAGCGAGTGCAGCTTCATGCTTCAAGGACTCCGTCTGCTCCGCGCCGTATATCTCCGCGCCACCGGCAACTTCTTCCCGCCTCCGAACGCCGCCGAGGCTTGTTGGGACGCGTACAACAGTTTGGTCGACGAGTTCATTCCCGGTTTCAAAATCCAGTCAACTTGCAGGTTCGGTACTAGTTTGATGTCACAACAGTGTTTGAATATCACAACCCGGAGTCACTTCGAAACTCTGGTTTCAAAATCCGAGCTTAAACAGATATGGGATTCCTGTCACCAGTCTTTGCATGATAGTTCGATTTGTGGGTCGTGTGTTGAAATTTTGTCCAAGGTGCTTGTGACTTACTTTAATGGCAGTGGTCATGGGAATGCAACGGACTGTATTGGGTATCCGTTTATATACTCAGCGGCTTTTGTAAATCGTTATGGACCGACTAATTTGGACACAGTTAAGTGTTTGTTTTCGCTTGATTTTGGTCCTGAAATGGGCAAATCTAACAGGAAGAGCAAGAAGAGGGTGTTTAGGACTGTGTTTGGAGGTTGTTTAACAGGGTTCTTTGGGGCAATCGTGGTTTTCTGGATTCTATGGAGAAGGCacaggaagaggaagaggaacaCAAATATGGCTAAAGCAGAGATGGGTTTTGCTCCTAATACCGAACCCAGCAGTAGAAATACGACAATAATTAAGTTGTCGTTTGAAGAAGTTAAAAGGACTACGAAGAATTTTTCAAGGGAGAACATAATTGGGAGGGGAAGCTATGGGAATGTTTTCAAAGGTATTTTGGAAGATGGTTCGGAAGTGGCATTGAAAAGGTTCAAGAATTGCTCGGCAGCAGAGGACGAAACTTTCTTGCATGAAGTTGAGGTCATTGGCAGCATCAGGCATGTGAACCTCGTCGCACTAAGAGGTTATTGCACAGAGACAATGCCTTTAGAAGGGCACCAAAGGATTATCGTGTGTGAATTGGTGAAGAATGGGAGCCTCTACGATCATCTTTTCGACACCAAAATGACTAAACTCAGATGGCCAACTCGCCGCAAGATAGCTCTTGGAGTAGCTCGTGGCATAGGATATTTGCATAATGGGGTTAAGCCTTCAATAATCCATAGGGATATCAAAGCTAGTAACATAGTTATAGACGAGAACTTTGAGGCCAAACTCACAGATTTCGGCCTTGCCAAGTTCACCCCAGAGGGATTTTCCCATTTGAGCACAAAAGTAGCTGGGACATTCGGTTATGTTGCCCCGGAATACGCTTTATATGGTCAGTTATCAGAGCGAAGTGATGTGTACAGCTTTGGAGTTGTGCTTCTTCAGCTCTTGAGCGGGAAAAGAGCTGTGATAGAAGAAGCCGAAGACAACAATGGAGCTCTGCTTTTGACAGAGTGGGCTTGGTCGCTTGTGAAGCAAGGGAGAGCATTGGATGTGGTTGAGGATGGCATGACTGAGTTAGGCCCAGTTGATGAGATGGAGAAGTATGTTTTGGTGGCAGTGATTTCTTGTCATCCACTTTCGCAGGCTAGGCCGCCGATGGATCGAGTTGTGAAGATGTTGGAGGAGGATTTTCCTGCTGAGGCGAGCCATGACCAGCCTCTTCTAGCTGAGCTTGCTTGTGGTTTTGCTGATACAATGCAGTTGATGAGCTATGGTGGGTGGAGTCCGGATGATGACATTCCAAGCTCATTTGTTAGTAAAAGTGATCACCCTATGCTAGAGCTAGATCAAGGTAGGAGGAGTATGCATTTATAA